The following proteins are co-located in the bacterium genome:
- a CDS encoding DUF2905 domain-containing protein, whose protein sequence is MTNIAKILILIGTFLILFGGVTLILGKIGFSKLPGDIRIQHENFSFYFPITSCILLSAVITLILSLFLRK, encoded by the coding sequence ATGACAAATATAGCAAAGATACTAATACTTATTGGAACATTTCTTATTTTATTTGGGGGAGTAACTCTTATTCTTGGAAAGATTGGATTCAGCAAACTACCCGGGGATATTCGCATACAGCATGAAAATTTCTCATTCTACTTCCCAATTACATCCTGTATATTGTTATCTGCAGTGATTACTTTAATTCTATCTTTATTTTTAAGAAAGTAA